Sequence from the Penaeus vannamei isolate JL-2024 chromosome 16, ASM4276789v1, whole genome shotgun sequence genome:
tctctctctctctctctctctctctctctctctctctctctctctctctctctgtgtctctctctctctctctccctgtgtgtgtgtgtctctccctgtgtgtgtgtgtctctccctgtgtgtgtgtgtctctccctgtgtgtgtgtgtctctccctgtgtgtgtgtctctctctctctccctgtctctctctctctctctctctctctctctctctctctctctctctctctctctctctctctctctctctctctctctctctctctctctctctccctgcttctctgtctctctctctctctctctctctctctctctctctctctctctctctctctctctctctctctctctctctctctctctctctctttctctccctgtctctctttctccccctgtctctctctctcactccctctctctctctctcactccctgtctctctctctcactccctgtctctctctctcactccctgtctctctctctcactccctgtctctctctctcactccctgtccctctctctctctccctgtatgtgtgtctctctctctctctctctccctgtgtgtgtgtgtctctctctctccctgtgtgtgtgtgtgtctctctccctgtgtgtgtgtctctctctctctctccctgtgtgtgtgtctctctctctctctctccctgtgtgtgtgtctctctctctctccctgtgtgtgtgtctctcttctctctctgtctctcttctctctctgtctctcttctctctctgtctctttctctctctctcccctcctctatctctgtctctctctccctgtctctccctctctctctctctccctgtctctccctctctctctctctccctgtctctccctctctctctctctccctgtctctccctctctctctctctccctgtctctctctctctctccctgtctctctctctctctctccctgtctctctctctctctctccctgtctctccctctctctccctgtctctctctctctccctgtctctccctctctctctttctctctctctttctctctctctctctctctctctctctctctctctctctctctctctctctctctctctctctctctctctctctctctctctctctctctctctctctctctctctctctctccctctccctctccctctcctctctctctctctctctctctctctctctctctctctctctctctctctctctctctctcttctctctctctctctctctctctctctctctctctctctctctctctctctctctctctctctctctctctctctctctctctctctctctctctctccctccctccctcccctccctccctccctgtctttctctctctctctctctctctctctctctctctctctctctctctctctctctctctctctctctctctctctctctctcctccctccctccctccctccctccctccctccctccctccctccctccctccctccctccctccctccctgtctttctctctctctctctctctttcttctctcgtatGTTTCAGGCAGCTCGAGAACTGGAGTATAATTCCAATAAGTAGTGTATATTTTGAAAAATTATATCTGTAGAAAGAGCTGAGGTAAGGTTTCTATTTTATGACGAAATCAGTAAATGCTCTGTAATATGGATACAATTTATTCTGTATTGTGTTATCCGCATCTTACTGTCCCTGTCGATACCTACATATGTTTGTATCGTCAGTATACGTCCtttttaattattaaaattacttATGTTATACGACGCTAAGCGTTAGGACGTTTAGTCTACGGTCGACCAATCGTCCGAACACGATGGCGCTACActatattgttcttgttgttaaacatatgtattatatgagcAGCAAATGCTTAGTAACGAATAGTATGTCATTGTCCCTTTTTCAATAGCATATTTTAAAATCAATTTCAAAGGTAGTCTTAATTTTTTTGCTTTATGTTTTTACCTGTAAGAAATTGATCTTATAGCAATTATTTCTGACTTTTGAGAGTATATTATTTTATACTTTAGAGGAGTCTATGTGATCGTTAATATTAAGTGTGGTACATCACCAGCCAGATATCTCATCTGAGCGTTTATATTTTTACTATATGGCCAAGTATGCTGCCGCTGGTGTGGAAAGCAGTACTAGGCCAGTCTTACCAGGCACCGTGACTAGGCTTATGGCTCTTCAGAATAAGCATTAGAGTTTTCACGGCAGGCCATAATGGAGTATTCCCCCGATTAGGCCTACTAGTCTTGAGGAGTCTGCCCGTAGCCAGAGCCTAAAGTTACCCTTAAAGCTAATGGGATATCTTTAAATATTAGCTAATAATGCAGTATAGAACAGTTCCTTCGCCGCCTTTATGCCATATGGAGTCAGGTGCCAGCTTCGATGAGGTTGAATGGGCTCACGGGTAGAATTCTCTTGTGAGGAGCCATGTAGCAAAGGGGAATGGGCGTATCCAAGGAGTATGACTAGTAGATTGTGTTAACGGGATGCACAGTCGTACGTGCTTTTTGATCTCGATAACGGAGATTTGAAGCGCTAGTGTAAAAGTCAGAAACAAATCATTCTATAATAACCGTCGTAGTCTTAGCCGTCTGTTGCTCTCCACcggagcctgagagagagagagaaaaatgaatcctTAAATCTCCCACTGAAGCTTCCATTACTGCTTGTGGCCGTCGGAtcgaacagaaacaaaaaatgtgATTTGACTAGTTAGTCTTGTCTACTTTTTTagtctctctttattcatctatttcgtATTACTTATGCAGTCGAGAGAAAGTTTGGCAATTCGCTAACGGTCGCAGGTGCAAGCAGGGAGATAAGTATATGAAAATGATTGGTCTGTAAAAGAACTTTTTGGAAGACGAACTGGTTAAAAAATTAGACGCCATAAAGAGTCAGACATTTGCCATTAAAACGTTCCAGCAACAGGATTTGAACATcaataaatttctttttcttttttttttctctttacctcagcctctctctatgtctctgtcggTTTGTCCgcctgtatgtttgtttatcataaaagaacaaagaaaacatacatccacaaatatttgtgtgtttgtgtgtgtgtgtgtttgtgtacgtgtgtgtgtacatatacatacacatacataaacatatgcacatacatgtatatatatatatatatatatatatatatatatatatatatatatatatatatatatatatatatgtgtgtgtgtgtgtgtttgtgtgtttgtgtgtgtgtgtgtgtgcgtgcgtgtgtgtgtgtgtgtgtgtgtgtgtgtgcgtgtgcgtgtgcgtgtgcgtgtgcgtgtgcgtgtgtgtgtgtgtgtgtgtgtgtgtgtgtgtgtatgtatatgtgtgtgtgtgtatgtgtttatgtatgtgtatgtatatgtacacacacaaacttacacaaacataaaatgtacatatatatgagtgtgtgtgtgtatatatatatatatatatatatatatatatatatatataaaatatatatataatatatatatatatatattatattatatattatatatatttattcatataaacacgcacacgcacacgcacaaacacacacctttatatgtCATTCTGGATAAATCTTTAGCAAAGCCTAATGTCAGTTCGTCTTGTAATAGTAAAACAATTCATAAAACATCGTGTCTTTCcgtatttaagaagaaaaaatattccaAAGAGACTCAATTTCCACCCAgaaaagagctaaaaaaaaaaaaaaaacagacaacaaacatTAGCAATCCTAGTTATCAAAAGACCAACAAGACAGATCACTCCGGCGTCATTAACCGAGATATTCCCCTCCCTTACAAGACGGCGAGTCAGCAGTCCCCGCGGACTTCCCCTAAATCCCGTTACTCGCCGGCGATGCTCCCGTCTGACCCGTTCGAGAGACTGACAATTTCTCTTAACTGGTTCCTCCTACATCGccttttgttattcttataagGTTGTTTGGGAAGAAAAtgctatagatatatgtgtatgtttttttttattcggtggCGGTGgttgggatattttttttctggtatgGTATGATCGACTCTGGTTCTATGTATGGTATGCTCATGTGTAGGGATATACTCATTGCATCATCGATACAACGGCGATGCCTGAATTAATGAACGGGAGTCTTAGCATCAACAGCTTTCGTATatcaaataacattaacaatccgTGTTAATagcgaaaaaaatgtaaatcgtGTTTAGGGTTAATTAAAGACCGCGTGATGAACGGAGATGTGTTATTGGGATCGTCGGCAACCCTCTCACAGTTCCATGACCCCGAGTTCAGTCTGGACTTGGAAGCGTTGAAGAAAAGCTGTCAGGGGAGAAACACGTGACTTAAAAGTTTTAGATATTTTATAAAACATTGTTTCAAGATATGACAGAAAACAAAGTGTGTGAGTCCGTATTTATATAGGAATTTCTTAAAAGAATATAAACCGTTGACTGGAATGCGAGACAATATCCTACACAACGGTGCTCACATATCCTACACACAGTGACGGAGTTGCCGCAGCAAACGTTTGAAGGAATGGCCTTCATATCATATATCCGACCAGTAAGTGACTTAGAAAGGCATCTCAATTTTGTGTTTGTAGATGAAGCTTTTATAGTGCATTTCAAGGATGATATTGGTATCGACACGGACCCCGTATATAGTCAGTCAAAGTAATTTAGGTGTGAAAAAATGCTGCGTACATGTTTAAAGATTTGTTATACATGGGATATGTGCACATGTGGACAATGAGCTCAAAACGGCCCGAACAAATACCTCGGTTGTAATTTTGCTGAGCGAAACAAACCGATGTCGTTGAAAGTACATATTATTAGCCTAAAATTCCATGGAAAATATTCGGTTCTTCATCTTAGTTGGTAACTAAAATAAGTACATTTTGATAACAAACACTTGAAAAAGTAACCAAATCAAAGAGAAACGGATGAAAAATCCTCAAAAAGTAAATAGTAGTTGAAATGACTATGTTTTGATAAAGCGAAGTGGTCTGAGTCTATTAAATGCATTGAATTACTGAACTGTTGTTTGTTATGATCTTTATGTAGTGAGAATATGATAATGCTTCataaaatgaaacgaaaacaTCTCGACTTTTGCTTTGAACGCTTTTTACAagcatatgtaattacatatatagacaaactgatttttttacatatttaacaAGAAATCTACTTGGGACCTGGAAGCGTTTATTTGCATACATGATTATGGACTGGGATGTAAAGCAATTAAAAGTCTCATGAATTTATTAATGCGCTCATCTTAGTTGCAGACAGATATACTGTGCAGTTGTTCGAATGAGATACgttattgcacacacacgcacacgtacgcacacgcacacacacacacacacacacacacacacacacacacacacatgcacacacacacgcacacacacacacacacacacacacacacacacacaaacacacacacacacacacacacacacacacttacatacacacacacacgcacacacacacacacacacacaaacacacacacacacacacacacacacacacacacacacacacacacaaacacacacacacacaaacacacacacacacacacacacacacacacacacacacacacacacacacgcacacacacacacacacacacacacacacacacacacacacatgcacacacacacgcacacacacacacacacacgcacgcacgcacgcacacacatatttctttctttctttctttctgttactcagtttcatcatattttttcgaCCCATGTATCCACACTATTTGCTACGGCCACATTTCTTCCTTAGCTTCATCAGTGTCATAaattctgatgttttttttcgaattccaCTGTTTGACCCAATTACTTCACATATCAAAAATTTACCCTTAGTAACTCATCATTCTTCACTCACTCATAGTTCTGGTTATTCACTGATTATTTTGGTTCAtgtatttatcgttttttttcatcCACTTATTTAGTATTCcctgaataacaatagtaacatagTTATTCTTAATGATATCGCTTTGTTATTGCAATTTATAATTCATAAAGGTAATAGTTTTACCGCACATCGTTACAACATTTGTCttaatacaataattataaccCACGCCTATGTTATGGGATATCCGTTACTAAACTGATTAACCTCACCTTAATTATGCCATTTTCCTCAAACTGTTTATCATCACAAACACCCTAATCATGACTCTCTTTTTATTACACTTATTCCTCATCATCCACCCCATTTATcatcgcattttctctctctccattccccagaTTCGTGGAAGAGGTCGGCCGCTCATACCCCTCGCTCTTGTCCTCTGCATCTACACTTTCGTCAAATTCAATTTTTCGCGCGTAGACAATGGGCGCCTAGCGAATTTTTCCGGCGAGGATCGGATATCGGGTTCCGGCGCTTCTCCTGGTGCGGGTAggtcgtcttttctttctccgaGTGTTATTGCttggtttattttttaaaattattattttatatcttgggtctgttttttttttcctttttctttctttcgtgttattctgtcttttgtttctttcgtgttttttttttcttgtattatctTGATGTCTGTTTTCACTCGTGTTATTTCATGTcttgtttcgttttgttattttgtatggctTTTCCTTGTGTGATCTTAGGTCTGCATTACCTTGTGttactatttgatttttttttttttgggggggggcattaATAGTTATGAGTACATATTTTTTTGGTTGaaggtgtgtgtggataaatgatTGTCTTTTATATCagttcacatctctctctctctctctctctctctctctctctctctctctctctctctctctctctctctctctctctctctctctctctctttctccttctctttctctttctctttctctttctctttctctttctctttctctttctctttctctctctctctttctttctctctctctctctctctctatttctttctctctctctctctctctctatctctctctctttctttctctctctctctctctttctttctctccctctctctttctttctctctctctctctttctttctctccctctctctttctttctctctctctctcttattctctttctcttactctcttattctctttctcttactctcttattctctttccctttctctcttattctctttctcattctctcttattctctttcccttttctcttattctctttcccttttctcttattctctttcccttttctctgcttctctttctctttctctctgattctctttctctttctctcttattctccttccctttctctcttattctctttctctttctctctgattctctttatctcttcttctctttctctttctctctgattctctttctctttctctccgattctctttatctcttcttctctttccctttctctcttattctctttctctttctctctgattctctttctctcttcttctctttctctttctctcttattctcttattctctctctcttactctcttattctctttccctttctctcttattctctttctcattctctcttattctctttccctttctctcttattctttttccctttctctcttattctctttctctttctctctgattctctttctctttctctcttattctctttccctttctctcttattctctttctctttctctctgattctctttatctcttcttttctttctctttctctcttattctctttctctcttcttctctttctctttctctcttaattctctttctctcttattctcttattctctctctcttactctcttattctctttccctttctctcttattctctttctcattctctcttattctctttccctttctctcttattctctttccctttctctcttattctctttctctttctctctgattctctttctctttctctcttattctctttccctttctctcttattctctttctctttctctctgattctctttctctttctctcttattctctttctctttctctctgattctctttctctttctctctgattctctttatctcttcttctctttccctttctctcttattctctttctctttctctctgattctctttctctttctctcttattctttttccctttctctcttattctctttatctcttcttctctttctctttctctcttaattctctttctctcttattctctttctcttttattctctttctcttttattctctttatctcttattctctttctctttatctcttattctctttctctttctctttctctctgattctctttctctttctctctgattctctttctctttctctttccctttttatctatctctatatatcttctcATTCTACAATCTCCCTTCTCCTAGTCTGCACTTTTTCTTCCACGCTTTTCGAAACTGAAtattgtaataagaataaaatggatTCCCTTCTACTGTGTCGCATTTAAATTCATACTTACATCCATTACAAGAAGTAGCTGGAAAttccgaaattatatatatttttttttttacaaactttCAGGTCAGAATGCGGAGCCTCAGGCAGCCAGAAAAGAAGAATtggtcttcttcctcattttgtgTGAAGGTGAGATGCTAGAAAgaataaattatcataattttagatGTTATACGTATGGGTAGACAGTTGAAAGTATTTGAATAGATATACAGAAGGGCAGACTTTAGGGATCAAGGGAAGGGATCGGAAAACATGCCATCATGTAAACAATATTCATTGGGAAAAAATGTTAcattaaagaaaatgggatattCTCCACTGAATGTATAAGAATGCAAATGAATAAGTTTCaactattttgatatatatatatatatatatatatatatatatatatatatatatatatatatatatatataaataatatatatatatatatatacatatatatatacatatatatatatacatatatatatatacatatatatatatacatatatatatatatatacatatatatacatatatatatacatatatatacacatatatatatacatatatatatgtatatatatatacatatatatacacacacacacacacacacatatatatatatatatatatatatatatatatatatatatatacatatatatacatacgtatatatatacatatatatacatacgtatatatatatatatgtatatatatagatacatatatatacatatatatatatatatacatatatatatatatacacacacatatatatatatatgtatatatatatatatatatatatatatatatatatatatatatatatatatacatatatatatatatacacacacatatatatatatatatatatatatatatatatatatatatatatatatatatatatatatatatatatatatatatatatatatatatatatatatatatatatatatatataattgtgtttatATTCGGTTGTAAGAGCATTTGGTGGAAGGAATGTTCCAGTTTTCTAATAATGCCTTGGGCTGCCAGACCTGCATGAATTGATTGATATATGTACCTGAAATGCCACTAAAAAGTCGCGTCGTTGTCAGCCACCAATAACATAGATTTAACCATGTGTCAGGTAAGCCAAAGGCCGACCAGGGGGGAAAGAAGGCGTCTGATATCAGTCGTCAGATCCGTCAGTCTGCTGTCATGCTTAAGTCAGCGGCCGCTCTGACGTCAACTTTTCTCAGGTAAGTTTTCTTGGGTAGGCAGATGCGGAGGGTTGTTTGCGACGAAAAAAACGTAAGTGAGAATTAATGATTCCAGTACATATATATTAGACGATATTTTGAGATCGAAACTTTAAGTGATTCACCAGGCCTTGCGCAACtacttgtttttttatgaaatgaagACAGAtctatagagaaatatatatttaaaacaattcctgattcgtttttttcttcccccttcccttcccttaacaACATTACATTTCCTTAATTGCATTAttcacctcccccttcatctcgACAGGTTCCTGGTGATAGCAGATTCGAAGTCTTTATACCAGCAGCTGGTGGACACGACGTCGAACTGGCCCCGAGAGTACCAGCAGCGACTCTCCTTCGAGTACCACGACGTGTGGTACCCTCCGAGCCGGGAGAAAATGCGCAATATGTTCCGGGTGTGCGCGACGGAGAGGCTCTTCCTGCCGGACATGTTCCCCGACCTGGACGCGGCCATTTACATCGACACCGACCTCGTGTTCCTTCGTCCGCCGGAGGACCTGTGGGCCGAATTCCGAGAGTTCAACGATAGGCAAGTGGCTGCGATGGCGCCTTGTCTCTATCACTACGGCTCGAACAGGAACAAGGTGAGAGCAGCTTTTGGTGCACTTACTGAGGTTTTGTGAGAGATACCTAGGCATAGACTAAGCGATATACAATAAAGACAGCCAGATATACAGTTAGCCAGTTAGTGTTAGGTTGATTAAAACAAGCAAAGGGAACAGGTAGAAAGAGGTTTGTGCTTCCATAACTTGAAGGtagttataatataatgatatgggATTTACGAGCCAGTATGACAACCAGTGATAAAGAGTAAGGCGAATAAGGAAGGTGCAAAGTTGTAAGTCGTTTTTATCATCGCAAATACTCCCGCAGATTCCCTTTTACGGGTCTTCGGGCCTCAACGCAGGTATCATGCACATGAACTTGACGCGCATGAAGAGCTTCCCGGGAGGTGGTTGGACGCCGGCTGTCATGAAGGTCTTCGACGATTTCCGACAAAAGATCAAACTGGCAGATCAAGACATGCTGAACATCCTGTTTCATAAGGTAAAAGTGTTGGGCGTtctaggagagaggaagagaggggctgataagatatctgtttttttcattcagtCATTCTCATCCGccattctttccattctcttttctcttttccaagAGATTTGTTTTATATCACACATCAGCATAGTGAAACATAGCATAACCCACAAAGTCCTCTGGGGCTATCAGTCCTCCAGGTCTTGCTCTATGTGGCATTATCACACATCATTTCTCAATACAGCATCCAGAGAAACTTTATGAACTGGGGTGCGAGTGGAACTACCGCATGTGGCAGTGTTCTCAGGGGACTAACATGTGCCCTCAGGCAGCCACCAAGGGGGTGTCCATTCTACATGGCAACGCCCTTGCTTTCGTCAGCGGGGCGGAAAGGAAATTACAGGTAAGGAGTTTTGTGTTGCATTTTattgtatgtgtacttatattttatatcattcttttgtttatttgttattctttgcgCATGGTTGTTCTCAGCTTAGAAATCCATTTTATAGGGCGTTTTGAACTTTAGAGCAATGACAATTCGTAGCTACAAGCCAGAATTTACACACTAACCAGTCTCACTCTTTATTAAACCAACGACCATCAAACAATAATTCGgcttttgattatgattattttctcatATGTACACAGGCGGTGTTCGACGCATGGGAGCGACATCATTTAGGAGATTCACTGCATGATCTCTTGACCTCGTTGCAAAAGGACCTCTCCGAAGTTAGTGAGAAGCGCCTGCAGTCCAGATGTGCGAAGATTTCTAACATTGATGCCATCCTAACTATGGAATTTGAGAAACATGTAAAGTGAATTTCGGAAGTTAGGTAACGAAAAGCAACAGAGAATAAGTGATGAAAGGATAAGAGTGTGTGATGAAATGATTGGTATTGATACCGAGAGTATCTCTTAAACGATAAAGCCTTGAAAGTATTACATTTTTCAGAAGAATTTTTGAAAATCCCACGCTGTGTTGACGATATATTTCAATTAATACCCAATGTGCCTATCTATTCGGGTATGTATTGATGGCCGATGACAAAGATTTCTCATATTGGGTTCAAAAGATTTCtaaatattttaattatatatataaaagaaatacaatacaCATTAAAGAAGATATCGTCAAATTTTGAAACTAGTGTTCTAAATATTATTTACacaaaattctaaaaaaatataacatcAGACAGGTCAATGCACATTTTGTTATTCATTGATTTAACATGCCAAAGACTTGAATGAAATGTATATCCCATCTCGGTAATCGACATAAATTATTCATGCCATAAGTCAACATTTCTTGTTACTAAAGTTACCCTTACCACTAATGAACGACATTatatcttccatctccctttgtcAATACCATTAGAATAGACGCTGGGAAACTGCTCTTGCCCGCTTAAGAATTGGCTACACTCGCTTCACACATTCCTATCTCATGTCACAGTCTGATCCAACTCTGTGCTCTACATGCAATGTTCCTCTTTCAGTCTCACACATCCTACTTTCCTGTCCCGGCTTTACAGAAACCCGTGCCTTTGCTTTTCCTCACTTATTCTCACTTCCTCGATCCCCCATCCAACTGGACATCCTCCACTGGACATACCTTTTCCTTTGACAACTTGTCCTCCTttctcagacgcataaatatcctccATTTGATGCcatactcctccctcttctatgcCCTTTACCCCAAACCATACCCCGTTAGCAGTACAGTAGCacaatattattagtaatgttgatattatgataatgataataattttaattaattattatagttattattttatattactattattattgttattattattattattattattatttatacatttctctCCGGGGCTGGTTTCGTAATAGTCTTCTCTCTCGTACATTCAAATATCCCTCCCTTCGGAGTCCAGTGACCTTACAATAGAGAAGTACGTGATCCTTTGCCTTAAAATGCATAtactaccttctttctctcttacagtcTGTGCACTCTTGTCAGTAAGTTTCAGGACTGTTCAACATTActttagatagttgacgcatagcaactatcacctgacatctccctttactataccttcctatagtgctatatgaccttagatgtctagcacatctatttcgcttttaaccattaaccattcaggACTGTCTACGCGCCACAGATCTGCCAGGTTTTGCTGGctgcccagccatgttggaatccccggcTATGAACAGGCAGACCAGGCTAATTTGTACTTTGACCCATTTAATCATCCTCTCCACTTTTACCCTTTCCAACACCATCCCCATCCCCGTCAACTCCAACtacttccgatatccatcctcccaacactcatcctcctcctgcccatacccctacaccacttcctccaatTTCCTCCCAGCATAAGCCACACATCTCAGCTCAAACTACAcgtacattctctccctctccatcccctctatcatttccattccctcctggatacacacgtgaaacctttatgtaattcccttacctagaccCACCGGAACCCATTCACACATCAACTCCTTTACCTATCTTTAACTTTTCAAGACCactcctttaatatactttcctatagtgttCTATGACTTTAGAtgtttagcacatttattttgcttcc
This genomic interval carries:
- the LOC113803495 gene encoding glucoside xylosyltransferase 1 isoform X1; amino-acid sequence: MAFISYIRPIRGRGRPLIPLALVLCIYTFVKFNFSRVDNGRLANFSGEDRISGSGASPGAGQNAEPQAARKEELVFFLILCEGKPKADQGGKKASDISRQIRQSAVMLKSAAALTSTFLRFLVIADSKSLYQQLVDTTSNWPREYQQRLSFEYHDVWYPPSREKMRNMFRVCATERLFLPDMFPDLDAAIYIDTDLVFLRPPEDLWAEFREFNDRQVAAMAPCLYHYGSNRNKIPFYGSSGLNAGIMHMNLTRMKSFPGGGWTPAVMKVFDDFRQKIKLADQDMLNILFHKHPEKLYELGCEWNYRMWQCSQGTNMCPQAATKGVSILHGNALAFVSGAERKLQAVFDAWERHHLGDSLHDLLTSLQKDLSEVSEKRLQSRCAKISNIDAILTMEFEKHVK
- the LOC113803495 gene encoding glucoside xylosyltransferase 1 isoform X2, yielding MIRGRGRPLIPLALVLCIYTFVKFNFSRVDNGRLANFSGEDRISGSGASPGAGQNAEPQAARKEELVFFLILCEGKPKADQGGKKASDISRQIRQSAVMLKSAAALTSTFLRFLVIADSKSLYQQLVDTTSNWPREYQQRLSFEYHDVWYPPSREKMRNMFRVCATERLFLPDMFPDLDAAIYIDTDLVFLRPPEDLWAEFREFNDRQVAAMAPCLYHYGSNRNKIPFYGSSGLNAGIMHMNLTRMKSFPGGGWTPAVMKVFDDFRQKIKLADQDMLNILFHKHPEKLYELGCEWNYRMWQCSQGTNMCPQAATKGVSILHGNALAFVSGAERKLQAVFDAWERHHLGDSLHDLLTSLQKDLSEVSEKRLQSRCAKISNIDAILTMEFEKHVK